A window of the Thunnus albacares chromosome 15, fThuAlb1.1, whole genome shotgun sequence genome harbors these coding sequences:
- the senp2 gene encoding sentrin-specific protease 2 isoform X2, which produces MYGWIVDGISSLFEPVTGQNPTEWPGKGNVSEGRPTTPEARTQRQETNGRPAKRNYQSVDVADSVGQSEQVEVKRRRRDVVISFVKKTVAGVASLLRLRNPLTTSCEKHRQYEETQPVTLMGIDELHTSWLNSTEWRMDKPVGGVNERGGKNPFQSSSPPLMRKYSGTALSAGLPDRGKDRERRGSLQLLPSRPLRVGTPNPDPTCNVFGHNRCYKPSLTVEEAIKQNNKEHYRRLLEMVTEKYSKSQPLPFNQTKPQDESLSQSEHKATASGKAFESVPRKTGYTAAPSVFTWRNASAPKDRRAGLTLSKTFSGTFEDTQHVRCAKKPTADLDLSTEVATRLNLVDRETSAVSLPDTHSAHTTHIRHSDEDIPRLTKDMAAEVSGALAQSDPNLVLSAAFKLRITQRDLATLQEGGWLNDEVMNFYLSLIMERCSNQAAGLRVYSFSTFFFPKLRGGGGGGGGGGGAQAGGHAAVKRWTKAVDLFLYDLILVPLHLGVHWALAVIDFKSKTVKSYDSMGQRHDDICSLLLLYLKEEHKAKKGRELDSGKWTLGSMRAAEIPQQKNGSDCGVFACKYADYIAKGRPLTFKQCHMPLFRKLMIWEILNQKLL; this is translated from the exons ATGTATGGATGGATAGTTGACGGAATATCCTCGCTGTTTGAGCCCGTAACGGGGCAAAACCCCACCGAGTGGCCCGGGAAAGGTAACGTTAGCGAGGGGAGACCCACGACACCTGAGGCGAGGACACAGCGGCAGGAGACTAACGGCAGACCGGCTAAACGTAACTACCAGAG TGTTGATGTTGCAGACAGTGTTGGCCAGAGTGAACAGGTGGAGGTGAAAAGACGCAGACGAG ATGTAGTAATAAGTTTTGTGAAGAAGACTGTGGCCGGGGTAGCAAGTCTGCTCAGGCTGCGGAATCCGTTGACGACCAGCTGTGAGAAGCACAGACAATATGAAGAGACACAG CCCGTCACTCTGATGGGAATAGATGAGCTCCACACCTCATGGCTGAACAGCACTGAGTGGAGAATGG ATAAACCAGTGGGTGGAGTAAATGAAAGGGGCGGTAAGAATCCCTTTCAGAGCTCCTCACCTCCTCTAATGAGGAAATACAG TGGGACAGCGCTGTCTGCAGGGCTCCCTGACAGGGGGAAAGACAGGGAGAGGAGAGGctccctccagctgctgcccTCCAGGCCTCTGAGGGTAGGAACCCCAAACCCTGACCCCACCTGCAATGTCTTTGGACACAACCGCTGCTACAAGCCCAGTCTTACTGTGGAAGAG GCCATAAAGCAGAACAATAAGGAGCACTACAGGCGTTTGCTGGAGATGGTGACGGAGAAGTACAGCAAAAGCCAACCCCTACCTTTCAACCAAACGAAACCACAAGA TGAGTCGCTGTCACAGAGTGAACACAAAGCGACTGCTTCAGGAAAAGCTTTTGAATCAGTGCCCAGGAAGACAGGATACACAG CTGCCCcaagtgtgtttacatggaGAAATGCATCTGCACCCAAGGACAG GCGGGCTGGTTTGACTCTCAGTAAGACATTCAGTGGAACCTTTGAGGACACACAGCATGTGAGATGTGCAaag AAACCGACAGCAGACTTGGACCTTTCTACAGAAGTTGCTACTCGCCTCAATCTAGTGGACAGAGAGACTTCTGCCGTCAGCCTGCCTGACACACATTCTGCACACACCACCCACATAAGACACAGTGATGAGGACATACCTCGACTCACCAAG GATATGGCAGCGGAGGTGAGCGGTGCTCTGGCTCAGAGTGATCCCAACCTTGTTTTAAGTGCCGCTTTCAAACTACGTATCACACAGAGAGACCTGGCCACACTACAGGAAGGTGGATGGCTCAACGATGAG GTGATGAACTTCTACCTTTCCCTGATCATGGAGCGGTGCTCCAACCAAGCAGCGGGATTAAGAGTCTACTCGTTCAGCACCTTCTTCTTCCCCAAGCTgcggggtggaggaggaggaggaggaggtggaggaggcgCGCAAGCTGGAGGACACGCCGCTGTGAAGCGCTGGACCAAGGCTGTCGACCTCTTCCTCTATGATCTTATTCTTGTCCCTCTGCATCTGGGCGTCCACTGGGCATTGGCT GTAATAGATTTTAAATCAAAGACGGTGAAGTCATATGACTCGATGGGCCAGAGACATGATGACATCTGTAGTCTTTTACT ACTCTACCTTAAGGAGGAGCACAAAGCAAAGAAAGGCAGAGAGCTCGACAGTGGCAAATGGACTCTTGGTAGCATGCGGGCCGCT GAGATTCCACAGCAGAAAAACGGCAGCGACTGTGGTGTTTTTGCCTGTAAATATGCAGACTATATTGCAAAAGGAAGGCCACTCACCTTCAAAcag TGCCACATGCCTCTCTTCCGGAAGTTAATGATCTGGGAAATTCTCAATCAGAAGCTGCTATAG
- the senp2 gene encoding sentrin-specific protease 2 isoform X1 gives MYGWIVDGISSLFEPVTGQNPTEWPGKGNVSEGRPTTPEARTQRQETNGRPAKRNYQSVDVADSVGQSEQVEVKRRRRDVVISFVKKTVAGVASLLRLRNPLTTSCEKHRQYEETQPVTLMGIDELHTSWLNSTEWRMDKPVGGVNERGGKNPFQSSSPPLMRKYSGTALSAGLPDRGKDRERRGSLQLLPSRPLRVGTPNPDPTCNVFGHNRCYKPSLTVEEAIKQNNKEHYRRLLEMVTEKYSKSQPLPFNQTKPQDESLSQSEHKATASGKAFESVPRKTGYTAAPSVFTWRNASAPKDRRAGLTLSKTFSGTFEDTQHVRCAKQKPTADLDLSTEVATRLNLVDRETSAVSLPDTHSAHTTHIRHSDEDIPRLTKDMAAEVSGALAQSDPNLVLSAAFKLRITQRDLATLQEGGWLNDEVMNFYLSLIMERCSNQAAGLRVYSFSTFFFPKLRGGGGGGGGGGGAQAGGHAAVKRWTKAVDLFLYDLILVPLHLGVHWALAVIDFKSKTVKSYDSMGQRHDDICSLLLLYLKEEHKAKKGRELDSGKWTLGSMRAAEIPQQKNGSDCGVFACKYADYIAKGRPLTFKQCHMPLFRKLMIWEILNQKLL, from the exons ATGTATGGATGGATAGTTGACGGAATATCCTCGCTGTTTGAGCCCGTAACGGGGCAAAACCCCACCGAGTGGCCCGGGAAAGGTAACGTTAGCGAGGGGAGACCCACGACACCTGAGGCGAGGACACAGCGGCAGGAGACTAACGGCAGACCGGCTAAACGTAACTACCAGAG TGTTGATGTTGCAGACAGTGTTGGCCAGAGTGAACAGGTGGAGGTGAAAAGACGCAGACGAG ATGTAGTAATAAGTTTTGTGAAGAAGACTGTGGCCGGGGTAGCAAGTCTGCTCAGGCTGCGGAATCCGTTGACGACCAGCTGTGAGAAGCACAGACAATATGAAGAGACACAG CCCGTCACTCTGATGGGAATAGATGAGCTCCACACCTCATGGCTGAACAGCACTGAGTGGAGAATGG ATAAACCAGTGGGTGGAGTAAATGAAAGGGGCGGTAAGAATCCCTTTCAGAGCTCCTCACCTCCTCTAATGAGGAAATACAG TGGGACAGCGCTGTCTGCAGGGCTCCCTGACAGGGGGAAAGACAGGGAGAGGAGAGGctccctccagctgctgcccTCCAGGCCTCTGAGGGTAGGAACCCCAAACCCTGACCCCACCTGCAATGTCTTTGGACACAACCGCTGCTACAAGCCCAGTCTTACTGTGGAAGAG GCCATAAAGCAGAACAATAAGGAGCACTACAGGCGTTTGCTGGAGATGGTGACGGAGAAGTACAGCAAAAGCCAACCCCTACCTTTCAACCAAACGAAACCACAAGA TGAGTCGCTGTCACAGAGTGAACACAAAGCGACTGCTTCAGGAAAAGCTTTTGAATCAGTGCCCAGGAAGACAGGATACACAG CTGCCCcaagtgtgtttacatggaGAAATGCATCTGCACCCAAGGACAG GCGGGCTGGTTTGACTCTCAGTAAGACATTCAGTGGAACCTTTGAGGACACACAGCATGTGAGATGTGCAaag CAGAAACCGACAGCAGACTTGGACCTTTCTACAGAAGTTGCTACTCGCCTCAATCTAGTGGACAGAGAGACTTCTGCCGTCAGCCTGCCTGACACACATTCTGCACACACCACCCACATAAGACACAGTGATGAGGACATACCTCGACTCACCAAG GATATGGCAGCGGAGGTGAGCGGTGCTCTGGCTCAGAGTGATCCCAACCTTGTTTTAAGTGCCGCTTTCAAACTACGTATCACACAGAGAGACCTGGCCACACTACAGGAAGGTGGATGGCTCAACGATGAG GTGATGAACTTCTACCTTTCCCTGATCATGGAGCGGTGCTCCAACCAAGCAGCGGGATTAAGAGTCTACTCGTTCAGCACCTTCTTCTTCCCCAAGCTgcggggtggaggaggaggaggaggaggtggaggaggcgCGCAAGCTGGAGGACACGCCGCTGTGAAGCGCTGGACCAAGGCTGTCGACCTCTTCCTCTATGATCTTATTCTTGTCCCTCTGCATCTGGGCGTCCACTGGGCATTGGCT GTAATAGATTTTAAATCAAAGACGGTGAAGTCATATGACTCGATGGGCCAGAGACATGATGACATCTGTAGTCTTTTACT ACTCTACCTTAAGGAGGAGCACAAAGCAAAGAAAGGCAGAGAGCTCGACAGTGGCAAATGGACTCTTGGTAGCATGCGGGCCGCT GAGATTCCACAGCAGAAAAACGGCAGCGACTGTGGTGTTTTTGCCTGTAAATATGCAGACTATATTGCAAAAGGAAGGCCACTCACCTTCAAAcag TGCCACATGCCTCTCTTCCGGAAGTTAATGATCTGGGAAATTCTCAATCAGAAGCTGCTATAG